Proteins found in one Clostridium butyricum genomic segment:
- a CDS encoding NAD(P)/FAD-dependent oxidoreductase: MERYDLAIIGSGPAGVSAALNAKIRKKNFIIFGSKELSNKLTKAEKINNYLGFYGKSGAQIRDEFIKHMESMDISITEEKINNIYAMGDYFSLIANDKMYEASAIILATGVNFGRPFKGEEELLGKGVGYCATCDAPLYKDKIVTIIAYNKHEEDEVNFISTIASKVYYIPMYKEKVEVDEKVEIINDMPVEIIGKERVEKLILKNSEIETDGIFILRDSVSPSQLVPGLELDENHVKVDRKMTTNLQGCFAAGDIVGAPYQYIKAAGEGNIAALSAVSYIDNLNKK, encoded by the coding sequence ATGGAAAGATATGATTTGGCTATAATAGGAAGTGGGCCAGCAGGGGTATCGGCAGCCCTTAATGCGAAAATAAGAAAGAAAAATTTTATTATATTTGGATCTAAAGAATTAAGCAATAAGTTAACAAAAGCAGAAAAGATAAATAATTACTTGGGTTTCTATGGAAAGAGTGGAGCACAGATAAGAGATGAGTTTATAAAACATATGGAATCAATGGATATAAGTATAACAGAGGAAAAAATTAATAATATATATGCAATGGGAGATTATTTTTCATTAATAGCAAATGATAAGATGTATGAAGCATCAGCAATAATACTAGCAACAGGTGTTAACTTTGGAAGGCCTTTTAAAGGTGAAGAAGAACTTTTAGGAAAAGGCGTAGGATATTGTGCAACATGTGATGCACCACTATATAAAGATAAGATTGTTACAATAATAGCATATAATAAACATGAAGAGGATGAGGTTAATTTCATATCTACAATTGCTTCAAAAGTCTATTATATACCTATGTATAAAGAAAAGGTAGAAGTTGATGAAAAGGTTGAAATAATTAATGATATGCCAGTAGAAATAATTGGAAAAGAAAGAGTGGAAAAATTAATACTTAAAAATTCTGAGATTGAAACTGACGGCATTTTTATTTTAAGAGATAGTGTGTCTCCTAGTCAATTGGTACCGGGATTAGAATTAGATGAAAATCATGTGAAAGTAGACAGAAAAATGACAACAAATCTTCAAGGATGTTTTGCAGCAGGTGATATAGTAGGTGCACCATATCAGTATATAAAGGCTGCGGGAGAAGGTAATATAGCAGCATTATCTGCAGTTTCTTATATAGATAATTTAAATAAGAAATAA
- the sugE gene encoding quaternary ammonium compound efflux SMR transporter SugE translates to MKWIMLFIAGLLEVCWAVGLKYSQGFTKFVPSIITILGMIGSFYFLSVALKTLPLGTAYAIWTGIGTVGTVILGIILFKEPLDIIKIVCIILIIIGILGLKIISKS, encoded by the coding sequence ATGAAATGGATTATGTTATTTATTGCAGGATTATTGGAGGTTTGCTGGGCAGTAGGATTAAAATATTCACAGGGATTCACAAAATTTGTACCCAGTATTATCACTATATTAGGTATGATTGGAAGCTTTTATTTTTTATCAGTAGCGTTAAAGACACTTCCGTTAGGAACTGCATATGCAATATGGACTGGTATTGGTACAGTTGGTACTGTAATACTAGGAATAATATTATTTAAAGAACCCTTAGATATAATAAAAATAGTATGCATAATACTTATAATAATTGGAATATTAGGATTAAAGATTATTTCTAAAAGTTAA
- the rbr gene encoding rubrerythrin, which produces MKSLKGTKTAENLMKSFAGECQARTRYTYYASIAKKQGYVQISNIFMETAEQEKEHAKRFYKLLKEDFSDESIEIQSSYPVSFHQETAKNLKAAAEGENEEWTELYPAFAKIAKEEGFEEIAEIYNRISEVESRHERRYKKLLENIENNTVFKKSESVLWKCNNCGYIYEGEEAPSLCPACQHPQGYFEVFIENY; this is translated from the coding sequence ATGAAGAGTTTAAAGGGTACAAAAACTGCTGAAAATTTAATGAAATCATTTGCAGGTGAATGTCAGGCTAGAACTAGATATACTTATTATGCAAGTATTGCTAAGAAACAAGGCTATGTTCAGATATCAAATATTTTTATGGAAACAGCTGAACAGGAAAAAGAACATGCAAAGAGATTTTATAAATTATTAAAAGAAGATTTTTCAGATGAATCTATTGAAATACAATCATCTTATCCAGTTTCATTTCATCAAGAAACAGCTAAAAATTTAAAAGCAGCTGCAGAAGGTGAAAATGAAGAATGGACAGAATTATATCCAGCCTTTGCAAAAATAGCAAAAGAAGAGGGATTTGAAGAAATAGCAGAAATATATAATCGAATTTCAGAAGTGGAATCTAGACATGAACGAAGATATAAAAAATTATTAGAAAACATAGAAAACAATACAGTATTTAAAAAATCAGAATCAGTATTGTGGAAATGTAATAACTGTGGATATATATATGAAGGGGAAGAAGCTCCTAGTTTATGTCCAGCATGTCAGCATCCACAAGGATATTTTGAA
- a CDS encoding phosphatase PAP2 family protein: MFKFIEKYDIKAAKYINSLYHSKTLDNFMKFFTYLGNLGLLWIGISIVFMLSHQSRKKGVVLISALFLTTILGEGIIKHIVKRKRPFIKMNLCDQLIIGTPSTYSFPSGHTASSFAASAVFLAINSRISILILLISTCIGLSRIYLKVHYLSDVIGGAILGLLCGSITVSLFNIV, from the coding sequence ATGTTTAAATTTATTGAAAAGTATGATATAAAAGCAGCAAAATATATAAATTCACTTTATCACAGCAAAACGTTGGATAATTTCATGAAATTTTTCACTTATCTTGGTAATCTGGGCTTACTATGGATAGGAATATCTATTGTGTTCATGTTAAGTCATCAATCAAGAAAAAAGGGAGTAGTTCTTATTTCTGCACTTTTCCTTACCACAATATTAGGTGAAGGTATTATAAAACATATAGTAAAAAGAAAAAGACCTTTTATAAAAATGAATTTGTGTGATCAATTAATAATAGGTACACCTAGCACTTATTCATTTCCTTCCGGGCATACTGCATCATCATTTGCAGCCTCTGCAGTTTTTCTTGCAATTAATAGTAGAATAAGCATTCTAATTTTGTTAATTTCTACTTGCATAGGATTATCTAGAATATACTTAAAAGTTCATTATCTATCTGATGTGATTGGTGGCGCAATTCTTGGGTTATTATGTGGCAGCATTACAGTATCTTTATTTAATATAGTATAG
- a CDS encoding glutathione peroxidase, giving the protein MNIYDYKYKEISGKEVLLEDYRNKAIVIVNIASKCGFTPQLEDLQKIYEKYKEHGFEIIGFPSNQFNEQSPGSNSDLDIFCKRNYGVTFNLSEKVDVRGSNSHPLFNYLTEKCPFKGFNKENITEKMLYSITEENYPEYLVGDSIKWNFTKFLVDKNGNVVKRYESHIEPLDMIKDIEELL; this is encoded by the coding sequence ATGAATATATACGATTATAAATATAAAGAAATAAGTGGCAAAGAAGTGTTATTAGAAGACTATAGAAATAAAGCAATAGTCATTGTAAATATTGCAAGTAAATGTGGATTTACACCTCAATTAGAAGATTTACAGAAAATTTATGAAAAATATAAAGAACATGGTTTTGAAATAATAGGATTCCCAAGTAATCAGTTTAATGAACAGTCACCTGGAAGTAATAGTGACTTAGATATCTTCTGTAAAAGAAACTATGGTGTTACATTTAACCTATCTGAAAAAGTAGATGTTAGAGGTTCAAATTCTCATCCATTATTTAATTATTTAACAGAAAAGTGTCCTTTTAAGGGATTCAATAAAGAAAATATTACAGAAAAAATGCTATATTCAATAACAGAGGAAAATTATCCAGAGTATCTTGTTGGAGATAGTATAAAATGGAATTTTACTAAATTTCTTGTGGATAAAAATGGGAATGTAGTTAAAAGATACGAATCACATATAGAACCTTTAGATATGATAAAAGATATAGAAGAACTGTTATAA
- the metE gene encoding 5-methyltetrahydropteroyltriglutamate--homocysteine S-methyltransferase, which produces MKNSIIGYPRVGKSRELKFWTESYFRKEISSHELLKNSKELREEQWQLQKDLKINYIPSNDFSFYDIMLDTVVLLNAIPNEYKELKVNVLDTYFAMARGYQGENGDVKALSMKKWFNTNYHYIVPELYDYTKIKLNGEKPFLEYLEAKEIGIKTKPVIMGGFTFLKLAKYQGKKKINDYVDDIVDSYVDILNKFNEIGVELVQIDEPILVTDLTKGDIRLFISIYKRILKNKGNVKILLQTYFGDIRDCYKEIMELDFDAVGLDFIEGKQSMDLISRYGFPKEKVLFAGIVNGKNIWRCNYKKDLELLHSIEEIVDKVVINTSCSLLHVPYTLENETKLSNDIIKHFSFAKEKLNELNDLSSLASYNNIEKNKIYIENQKIFLQEKMYCDKEVQERVNNLKKDDFIRKTARKERQSIQKEKFKLPILPTTTIGSFPQTLEVKQNRSKYRKGEITKNEYDENIKRFIKECIKLQEELNIDVLVHGEYERNDMVEFFGENLSGYVFTEKAWVQSYGTRCVKPPIIFGDIKREKAITVSYSKYAQSLTEKPVKGMLTGPVTILNWSFPRQDIELSEMAFQIGLAIRDEVMDLESKGIGIIQIDEAALKEKLPIRREEWNTEYLDWAIKAFRLCQSKVKPETQIHTHMCYSEFEEIVKEIDSMDADVISFEASRSKLTIIAALNESNFETEVGPGIYDIHSPRVPSVEELVAIIKKMLLKISKDKLWINPDCGLKTRGVLETKASLKNLVQATNIVRNYLD; this is translated from the coding sequence ATGAAAAATTCAATTATAGGTTATCCAAGAGTTGGAAAGTCAAGAGAATTAAAGTTTTGGACAGAGTCATACTTTAGAAAGGAAATATCTAGCCATGAACTTTTAAAGAACTCAAAAGAATTAAGAGAAGAACAATGGCAGTTACAGAAAGATTTGAAGATTAACTACATACCATCTAATGATTTTTCTTTTTATGATATTATGCTAGATACAGTAGTTTTACTAAATGCAATTCCAAATGAGTATAAAGAACTTAAGGTTAATGTTTTAGACACTTATTTTGCAATGGCAAGGGGATATCAGGGAGAAAATGGTGATGTAAAAGCACTATCAATGAAAAAGTGGTTTAATACAAATTATCACTATATTGTCCCAGAATTATATGATTATACAAAAATAAAATTAAATGGAGAAAAACCTTTTTTAGAATATTTAGAAGCAAAAGAAATAGGTATTAAAACAAAGCCAGTAATAATGGGTGGATTTACATTTTTAAAATTAGCAAAATATCAGGGAAAGAAAAAAATAAATGATTATGTAGATGATATAGTTGATTCATATGTTGACATACTTAATAAATTCAATGAAATTGGGGTTGAATTGGTTCAGATAGATGAGCCAATACTTGTTACAGATTTAACTAAAGGTGATATTAGATTATTTATAAGTATATATAAAAGGATTTTAAAGAATAAGGGAAATGTAAAGATATTACTACAAACATATTTTGGAGATATAAGAGATTGCTATAAAGAAATCATGGAACTTGATTTTGATGCAGTTGGACTTGACTTTATTGAAGGAAAACAGTCAATGGATTTAATTTCAAGATATGGATTTCCAAAAGAAAAAGTTTTATTTGCAGGTATTGTAAATGGAAAAAATATATGGAGATGTAATTATAAAAAAGATTTAGAATTGCTGCATAGTATAGAAGAGATAGTAGATAAAGTTGTTATAAACACATCATGTTCTCTTTTACATGTCCCATATACTTTAGAAAATGAAACTAAGCTTTCAAATGATATTATAAAACATTTTTCATTTGCAAAAGAAAAATTGAATGAATTAAATGATTTAAGCAGTTTAGCTTCTTATAATAACATTGAAAAAAATAAAATTTATATTGAAAATCAAAAAATATTTTTGCAAGAAAAAATGTATTGTGATAAGGAGGTTCAAGAAAGAGTTAATAATCTTAAAAAAGATGATTTTATAAGGAAAACAGCAAGAAAAGAAAGACAATCTATTCAAAAAGAAAAATTTAAACTTCCAATATTACCAACAACAACAATCGGATCATTTCCACAAACATTAGAAGTTAAGCAAAACCGGTCTAAATATCGTAAAGGTGAAATTACGAAGAATGAATACGATGAGAATATAAAAAGATTTATTAAAGAATGTATTAAATTACAAGAAGAATTAAATATTGATGTTTTAGTACATGGTGAATATGAAAGAAATGATATGGTAGAATTTTTTGGTGAGAATCTTTCTGGATATGTATTTACAGAAAAAGCATGGGTTCAATCATATGGAACTAGATGTGTAAAGCCACCAATTATTTTTGGAGATATAAAGAGGGAAAAAGCAATTACTGTATCATATTCAAAATATGCTCAAAGTTTGACTGAAAAACCAGTAAAAGGAATGCTGACAGGTCCTGTTACCATTTTAAACTGGTCGTTTCCAAGACAGGATATAGAGCTTAGTGAAATGGCATTTCAAATTGGTCTTGCAATTAGAGATGAGGTTATGGATTTAGAAAGTAAAGGAATAGGAATAATTCAAATTGATGAAGCTGCATTAAAAGAAAAGCTTCCAATAAGAAGAGAGGAGTGGAATACAGAATATCTTGATTGGGCTATTAAAGCATTTAGACTTTGCCAAAGCAAAGTAAAACCTGAAACACAGATTCATACACATATGTGTTATAGTGAATTTGAAGAGATAGTAAAAGAGATTGATAGCATGGATGCTGATGTGATTTCTTTTGAAGCTTCTCGGTCAAAACTTACAATTATAGCTGCATTGAATGAAAGTAATTTTGAAACAGAAGTAGGCCCAGGTATTTATGATATTCATTCACCTAGAGTACCAAGTGTAGAAGAACTTGTAGCTATTATAAAAAAGATGTTGCTTAAGATTTCAAAGGATAAATTATGGATAAATCCAGATTGTGGGTTAAAAACAAGAGGAGTTTTAGAGACTAAAGCAAGTCTTAAAAATCTGGTACAAGCTACGAATATAGTTAGGAACTACTTGGATTAA
- a CDS encoding glutathione peroxidase, protein MEFYDLSATKMNGRKVSMEEYRGKVVLVVNTASKCGLTPQFTELEELYNEYKDNGFEVLGFPCNQFAKQDPGSNKEIGEFCLRNYGVSFTMFEKIDVNGQNTHPIYKFLKNEAGGLIGRDIKWNFTKFLIDSEGNVIKRYSPITKPSSIKKDIYSLIK, encoded by the coding sequence ATGGAATTTTACGATTTAAGCGCGACAAAAATGAATGGCAGGAAAGTAAGCATGGAAGAATATAGAGGAAAGGTAGTTCTTGTTGTGAATACAGCAAGTAAATGTGGGTTAACACCACAGTTTACAGAGCTTGAAGAATTATATAATGAATATAAAGATAATGGATTTGAGGTATTAGGATTTCCTTGTAATCAATTTGCAAAACAAGATCCGGGAAGTAATAAAGAAATAGGTGAATTTTGTCTTAGAAATTATGGAGTAAGCTTTACAATGTTTGAAAAAATAGATGTAAATGGACAAAACACACATCCTATATATAAGTTCTTGAAAAACGAAGCTGGAGGATTGATTGGAAGAGATATCAAATGGAATTTCACAAAATTTCTAATAGATTCAGAAGGTAATGTTATAAAGAGATACTCACCCATAACAAAACCTTCAAGTATTAAGAAAGATATATACAGCCTTATAAAATAA
- a CDS encoding LysR family transcriptional regulator yields MTLQQLKYVIEVAERGSMSVAAKALFIAQPSLSNAIKELEKEIKINIFIRSNKGIRISSEGREFLGYAKQVIEQNDLLEERYLGKKTLKQKFSVSTQHYSFAVNAFVDLIKDYGEVEYDFTLRETRTYEIIDDVKTLRSKIGILYINQFNEKVIRKLIDESNLKFELLFEAKPHVFIGSNNPLAKYKEVTLKDLEQYPYLSFEQGENNSFYFSEEILSTLEHKKNIRVSDRATLFNLLIGLNGYTICSGIISEELNGKNIVSVPLHIKDSMKIGFITHKNITCSHLGEIYIDAIKKYKYGLL; encoded by the coding sequence ATGACGTTACAACAATTGAAATATGTAATTGAAGTAGCTGAAAGGGGGTCTATGAGTGTAGCAGCAAAAGCATTGTTTATAGCGCAACCAAGCTTATCAAATGCAATAAAAGAGTTAGAAAAGGAAATAAAAATAAATATATTTATAAGATCAAATAAGGGAATTAGAATATCATCAGAAGGTAGGGAGTTTTTGGGATATGCAAAACAGGTTATAGAACAGAATGATTTGCTAGAAGAAAGATATCTTGGGAAAAAAACTTTAAAACAAAAATTCAGTGTTTCAACACAGCACTATTCATTTGCTGTTAATGCATTTGTAGATTTAATTAAGGATTATGGTGAAGTTGAATATGATTTTACACTTAGAGAGACTAGAACTTATGAAATTATTGATGATGTAAAGACGTTGAGAAGTAAAATAGGAATTTTATATATAAATCAATTTAATGAAAAAGTAATTAGAAAATTAATAGATGAAAGCAACTTAAAATTTGAACTGTTATTTGAAGCAAAGCCACATGTATTTATAGGTTCAAATAATCCATTAGCAAAATATAAAGAAGTTACTCTAAAAGATCTTGAACAATACCCTTATCTTTCATTTGAGCAAGGAGAAAATAATTCTTTCTATTTTTCAGAAGAAATATTAAGTACATTAGAACACAAGAAAAATATTAGGGTAAGTGACAGGGCAACTTTATTTAATCTTCTAATAGGTCTTAATGGATATACTATTTGCTCTGGAATAATAAGTGAAGAACTAAATGGTAAAAATATTGTATCAGTACCTCTTCATATAAAGGATAGTATGAAAATTGGTTTTATTACGCATAAAAATATAACATGCAGCCATCTTGGAGAAATATACATAGATGCAATAAAGAAATATAAATATGGGTTGTTATAG
- a CDS encoding PTS sugar transporter subunit IIB, with protein MIKILICCLGGFSSSAMVKKIKSEIIENNLQKEMSVDFSPFMNANKLYHEYNVIMVCPHTRYEVNGFVKKHYDLNIPIYVLPPKMYGQMNAKELYIDAVDIINGYNDSKTNPWHFKGEEEIMTVQRACSYRNFKKAF; from the coding sequence ATGATAAAAATATTGATTTGCTGTTTAGGTGGATTTTCATCTAGTGCTATGGTTAAGAAAATTAAAAGTGAAATAATAGAAAATAATCTTCAGAAAGAAATGAGTGTGGATTTTAGTCCATTTATGAATGCAAACAAGCTTTATCATGAATATAATGTAATTATGGTATGTCCACACACAAGATATGAAGTAAATGGATTTGTGAAAAAGCATTATGATCTTAATATTCCTATTTATGTACTTCCACCTAAAATGTATGGACAGATGAATGCAAAAGAACTTTATATAGATGCAGTTGATATAATAAATGGATATAATGATTCTAAAACTAATCCTTGGCATTTTAAAGGAGAAGAAGAAATTATGACTGTTCAAAGAGCTTGTAGCTATAGGAATTTTAAAAAAGCTTTCTAA
- a CDS encoding energy-coupling factor ABC transporter ATP-binding protein, producing the protein MDDKIKEIILQIKELCYSYTGEKNTLNNINLNIHRGEKIAVLGSNGAGKSTFFLNINGVLTPKNGKIIYKGKAITKKNLNELRKNIGIVFQDADNQIIASTVLAEVSFGPMNLKLPKDEVIKRVNEALDYMNISEFKERPPHYLSGGEKKRVSIADIIAMKSEVIIFDEPTAALDPLNAEMLEEVLKKLSLENKTLLISTHDVDFAYRWADRVVVFSKGGIIGDGTPLEIFKNEEILKNSNLKRPIMLDVYETLIEKRILTNDNLYPKNINEFKKIFNKY; encoded by the coding sequence ATGGACGATAAGATAAAAGAAATAATTTTACAGATAAAAGAACTTTGCTATTCATATACGGGCGAAAAAAATACCCTTAACAATATTAACTTAAATATTCATAGAGGTGAGAAGATTGCTGTATTAGGCTCAAATGGTGCAGGAAAATCAACTTTCTTTTTAAATATTAATGGTGTATTAACACCTAAGAACGGTAAAATAATTTATAAAGGAAAAGCTATAACAAAAAAGAATTTAAATGAACTTAGGAAAAATATAGGAATAGTTTTTCAGGATGCAGATAATCAAATTATTGCATCTACAGTTCTTGCCGAAGTATCTTTTGGTCCAATGAACTTGAAGCTTCCAAAGGATGAAGTCATAAAAAGAGTTAATGAAGCATTAGATTATATGAATATTTCTGAATTTAAAGAAAGACCACCTCATTATTTAAGTGGTGGAGAAAAAAAGAGAGTCAGTATAGCAGATATAATTGCTATGAAAAGTGAAGTTATTATATTTGATGAACCTACAGCTGCTCTTGATCCTCTAAATGCAGAAATGCTAGAAGAAGTACTTAAAAAGCTTAGTCTTGAAAACAAAACATTATTGATTTCAACACATGATGTTGATTTTGCATACAGATGGGCAGATAGGGTAGTCGTGTTTTCAAAGGGTGGTATTATAGGGGATGGAACGCCACTTGAAATCTTTAAAAATGAAGAAATATTGAAAAATTCAAATTTGAAAAGACCGATAATGTTAGATGTATATGAAACACTGATTGAAAAAAGAATATTAACTAATGATAACTTATATCCTAAAAATATAAATGAATTTAAAAAGATATTTAATAAATATTAA
- a CDS encoding energy-coupling factor ABC transporter substrate-binding protein — protein MTKNKKTVIILLIIALAIAIIPLFALKGAEFGGSDDAGSVMVEEINGEAYEPWFTPVMETWIDGELPGEVESLLFCVQTGIGVGIFAFFMGRFVERKKWENKKE, from the coding sequence ATGACTAAAAACAAGAAAACAGTTATTATATTACTAATTATTGCACTAGCAATTGCTATAATACCTCTTTTTGCATTAAAGGGTGCTGAGTTTGGAGGATCTGATGATGCAGGAAGTGTCATGGTTGAGGAGATAAATGGTGAAGCATATGAACCATGGTTTACACCTGTTATGGAAACATGGATAGATGGAGAACTTCCAGGAGAAGTTGAAAGCCTTTTATTCTGTGTACAGACAGGGATCGGAGTTGGTATATTCGCTTTCTTTATGGGGAGATTCGTAGAGAGAAAAAAGTGGGAAAATAAAAAAGAATAA
- a CDS encoding energy-coupling factor ABC transporter permease, with translation MKNQNKIIKIAILLVLMFGITPAANAMHIMEGYLPAKYCIGWGIICLPFLIGGFLSIKKSLDKDRKSVTILAMAGAFIFVISSLKIPSVTGSCSHMTGTGLGAILFGPLAVSVLGIIVLIFQAILLAHGGITTLGANTFSMSIAGPLLSFGLYKLCVKLKINRKVSVFIAAALGDLFTYCITSFQLAMAYPSPEGGVFASAVKFLGVFAPTQLPLAIIEGILTVIVIIGLETYAKSELTGLGFLKEEK, from the coding sequence ATGAAAAATCAGAACAAAATTATCAAAATTGCAATTTTGCTTGTGCTTATGTTTGGAATAACTCCGGCAGCAAATGCAATGCACATTATGGAAGGATATCTTCCAGCTAAGTATTGTATAGGGTGGGGGATTATCTGTCTTCCATTTTTAATTGGAGGATTTTTATCAATAAAGAAAAGTCTTGATAAAGATAGAAAATCTGTTACTATTTTAGCAATGGCAGGAGCATTCATATTTGTAATCTCATCTCTTAAAATACCATCAGTTACAGGAAGCTGCTCTCATATGACAGGGACAGGCCTTGGAGCAATTCTATTTGGGCCTTTAGCAGTAAGTGTATTAGGAATAATAGTATTAATATTTCAAGCAATTCTACTTGCACATGGTGGAATTACAACACTAGGGGCTAATACTTTTTCAATGTCAATTGCAGGACCACTACTATCATTTGGACTTTATAAATTATGTGTAAAATTAAAAATAAATAGAAAAGTTAGTGTATTTATTGCAGCAGCACTAGGTGATCTATTCACTTATTGTATAACAAGTTTCCAGCTTGCAATGGCTTATCCATCACCTGAAGGAGGAGTATTTGCATCAGCAGTGAAATTCTTAGGAGTATTTGCACCTACTCAGCTTCCACTTGCAATTATCGAGGGAATACTTACAGTTATTGTTATAATAGGACTTGAAACATATGCAAAATCTGAATTAACAGGACTTGGCTTCTTAAAGGAGGAAAAGTAG
- a CDS encoding alpha/beta-type small acid-soluble spore protein: MSSYNSNKTLVPEAKAGLNKFKTEVASELGLQNYAEGYKGDLSSKQNGSVGGEMVKRMVESYEKGL, from the coding sequence ATGTCATCTTATAATAGTAATAAAACTTTAGTACCAGAAGCAAAGGCAGGTTTAAACAAATTTAAAACAGAAGTAGCTTCAGAATTAGGACTACAAAACTATGCTGAAGGATATAAGGGAGACCTTTCTTCAAAACAAAACGGTAGCGTTGGTGGAGAAATGGTTAAGAGAATGGTAGAAAGCTACGAAAAAGGACTTTAA
- a CDS encoding FUSC family protein, protein MTFYQAMQLSANVMKPMIKNAENKKEKNKYIWAFILKNILCMLFCIVFVSTYTKIFGEENSVIGVCTVILILTFRFSNLNFNVKQSTLTLLGVFLIYLMGPLVVLMTNPFIGFIVNFICIITLVVSTCNDTKFSNHSTIVLCYILILGTSATTTESFIRRIYALICGGVLVSGIFYYKQRKNKYEKTFIDVLKEVSFADERTRWQIKLALGISGGMFLGTLLNIPRVIWIGFACLSYIQQKQETLQFRLKNRPLYILFGSVTFCITFLLIPEEYRMFLSLFGGIAIGFAATYQYQIMINCFGALSSAVPVLGIFGAVFWRIACNVFGAIFCFVYDKIYEKIYLKTSEEKTVNNAA, encoded by the coding sequence ATGACATTTTATCAAGCAATGCAGTTATCAGCTAATGTTATGAAGCCGATGATAAAAAATGCTGAAAACAAAAAAGAAAAAAACAAGTATATATGGGCTTTCATACTAAAAAATATATTATGTATGTTATTTTGTATAGTTTTTGTTAGTACTTATACAAAAATATTTGGAGAAGAAAATAGTGTAATTGGAGTTTGCACAGTAATTCTAATTTTAACATTTAGGTTTTCAAATTTAAACTTTAATGTAAAACAGTCAACATTAACTTTATTGGGGGTATTTTTAATATATCTTATGGGACCTTTAGTAGTATTAATGACTAATCCTTTTATAGGTTTTATAGTTAATTTTATATGCATAATTACATTAGTAGTCTCAACATGTAATGATACAAAATTTTCAAATCATTCAACTATAGTTTTATGTTATATACTCATATTAGGAACATCAGCAACTACTACTGAGTCATTTATACGTAGAATTTATGCTCTAATTTGTGGTGGGGTTTTAGTAAGTGGAATTTTCTATTATAAGCAGAGAAAAAACAAGTATGAAAAAACATTTATAGATGTATTAAAAGAAGTGAGCTTTGCTGATGAACGTACTAGATGGCAGATTAAATTAGCTCTAGGTATAAGTGGGGGAATGTTTTTAGGAACACTTCTAAATATTCCAAGAGTTATTTGGATTGGATTTGCATGTCTATCATATATACAGCAGAAACAAGAAACACTTCAATTCCGTTTGAAAAATAGACCTTTATATATTTTATTTGGATCAGTTACATTTTGTATTACATTTTTATTAATACCTGAAGAATATAGAATGTTTTTATCTTTATTTGGAGGAATTGCTATTGGGTTTGCAGCAACATATCAATATCAAATAATGATAAATTGTTTTGGTGCACTTTCATCAGCAGTACCAGTTCTAGGTATATTCGGAGCAGTATTTTGGCGTATTGCATGTAATGTATTCGGAGCAATATTCTGCTTTGTATATGATAAAATATATGAAAAAATTTACTTAAAAACATCAGAAGAAAAAACAGTAAATAACGCTGCATAG